Proteins found in one Corynebacterium canis genomic segment:
- a CDS encoding excalibur calcium-binding domain-containing protein, whose amino-acid sequence MTASFAYDGDGIPAANNKKPLKAIGIGRGALFLLFFFAVSFAMVGCSAKDSVRTVTSTAISTVVKSTTHTVTKAPSSEPAPPPAEPASEENAPVPVVGNEVAEEQNQIHGFVAPPPAPEPAPAPAPAPAPAPAAYYRNCGEAKAAGVAPIYLGSPGYRSELDRDGDGVACER is encoded by the coding sequence ATGACAGCGTCGTTTGCGTATGACGGTGACGGCATCCCCGCCGCCAATAATAAAAAGCCCTTGAAGGCCATCGGCATCGGCCGCGGAGCGTTGTTCCTCTTGTTCTTCTTCGCCGTCAGCTTTGCGATGGTCGGCTGCAGCGCCAAGGACTCCGTCCGCACCGTCACCAGCACCGCGATCAGCACCGTAGTGAAATCAACGACGCATACCGTCACCAAGGCCCCTTCCAGCGAACCGGCCCCGCCGCCCGCCGAACCCGCATCGGAGGAAAACGCGCCGGTACCGGTGGTGGGCAATGAGGTCGCGGAAGAGCAAAACCAGATTCATGGCTTTGTCGCCCCGCCGCCCGCCCCAGAACCGGCCCCCGCCCCAGCTCCTGCACCTGCGCCCGCACCCGCCGCATACTATCGCAATTGCGGGGAAGCCAAGGCCGCCGGCGTGGCACCGATCTACCTAGGCTCCCCCGGTTATCGCTCCGAACTGGACCGCGACGGAGACGGCGTGGCCTGCGAGCGTTAA
- a CDS encoding YigZ family protein encodes MYQLPASARTFTDELEIKRSRFLTFIRRVQNAEEARAFIAEIKHKFPDARHHCSAFIYHVEGANPVERSSDDGEPAGTAGQPMLDVLRGCGMLDICAVVVRYFGGVKLGTGGLVRAYSDAVSGCLRGVVPVTRELRELYEVSFGHDVAGRMEAELRNRLFDVVDTSYGATVTLTIAVPPGQDTLATTVAALTQGNTQVREAGQRWVEIAD; translated from the coding sequence ATGTATCAGTTGCCGGCCTCCGCACGCACATTCACCGACGAACTCGAGATCAAACGCTCCCGCTTTCTTACCTTTATTCGACGCGTGCAAAACGCCGAGGAGGCGCGCGCCTTTATCGCCGAAATCAAACATAAATTCCCCGATGCGCGGCACCATTGCAGCGCCTTTATTTACCACGTCGAAGGCGCCAATCCCGTCGAACGTTCGAGCGACGATGGCGAGCCTGCCGGGACCGCTGGGCAACCCATGCTGGACGTGTTGCGCGGCTGCGGAATGCTGGACATCTGCGCCGTTGTGGTGCGCTACTTTGGCGGCGTAAAGCTCGGCACGGGTGGCCTGGTGCGCGCATATTCGGACGCCGTTTCGGGTTGCTTGCGGGGCGTTGTTCCGGTGACGCGCGAGCTCCGCGAACTCTACGAAGTTTCGTTCGGACACGACGTTGCCGGGCGGATGGAGGCCGAACTCCGCAACCGGCTTTTCGACGTCGTGGACACCAGCTACGGCGCGACCGTCACCCTTACCATCGCCGTGCCGCCCGGACAGGACACTCTTGCGACCACGGTAGCGGCCCTTACACAAGGCAATACTCAGGTGCGGGAGGCGGGGCAACGGTGGGTGGAAATTGCTGACTAG
- a CDS encoding GTP pyrophosphokinase encodes MDTTELEVRYHDWVAEHPSAAADFREVVEDLLADSGVTYDRVTARIKEWRSLQTKANKKTAAGTPAYPDPWHDIHDIIGVRVTTYHSTEIPSVVSVLQDSFHVIRSVDKAAETRISGGFGYGSHHVVIKVPETQQELSAYHGMVFEVQVRTVLQHAWAEFEHDIRYKDPGGSMDPRIDRAFTLAAGLIELADQQFDQIAAIQAAPPAQSDDVALSAETLPGVLSVLIGNRFSRSKSESYRWLEEILTANGITTIAQLKDLLNDADIAKVEQAMRYRFKPGHVRIIDDVLLRKFGHQHILRTTKGRRGLARATRLRDRLETMRLHER; translated from the coding sequence ATGGACACCACTGAACTTGAGGTTCGCTACCACGATTGGGTGGCGGAACACCCGAGCGCGGCCGCGGATTTCCGGGAGGTGGTCGAGGACCTGCTGGCGGATTCCGGCGTGACCTACGATCGCGTGACGGCGCGCATTAAGGAGTGGCGCTCGCTGCAAACAAAGGCGAATAAGAAAACCGCGGCCGGTACCCCCGCTTACCCCGACCCTTGGCATGATATTCATGACATTATTGGCGTCCGTGTGACCACCTATCATTCGACGGAGATTCCATCGGTGGTGTCCGTGCTGCAGGATTCCTTTCACGTGATCCGTTCCGTGGATAAGGCGGCGGAAACGCGGATCTCTGGGGGCTTCGGCTATGGGTCCCATCACGTGGTGATCAAAGTTCCGGAAACCCAGCAGGAGCTCAGCGCCTATCACGGAATGGTGTTCGAAGTGCAGGTGCGCACCGTTTTGCAGCATGCATGGGCCGAATTTGAGCACGATATTCGGTATAAGGACCCCGGCGGGTCCATGGACCCGCGCATCGATCGTGCGTTCACACTCGCCGCCGGACTGATCGAGCTGGCCGATCAACAGTTCGACCAAATCGCGGCGATTCAGGCCGCTCCCCCGGCGCAATCGGACGATGTTGCGCTATCGGCAGAGACCCTCCCGGGCGTGCTTTCCGTGCTGATCGGGAATCGCTTTTCGCGCTCCAAATCCGAATCGTATCGCTGGCTCGAAGAAATACTTACCGCCAATGGCATCACCACCATCGCGCAGCTTAAGGATCTGCTCAATGATGCGGATATCGCCAAGGTGGAACAGGCCATGCGCTACCGCTTTAAGCCTGGTCACGTGCGCATTATCGACGATGTCCTGCTCCGCAAATTCGGCCACCAACACATCCTGCGCACCACCAAGGGCCGCCGGGGCCTGGCGCGCGCCACGCGACTGCGGGATCGGTTAGAAACCATGCGGCTGCATGAAAGGTAG
- a CDS encoding ribokinase — MIPRITVVGSIHADLSMWVKQHPQPGETVIGTGGTISPGGKGANQAVAAALQGAGVAFVGAIGNDPHALSATALMVDAGVMMMGVEKRGDSTGLAVITVAEDGENTIVVLPGANAWVTESYVKLHADIIRNAEIVLLQGEIPASGIEAAVRHATGRVVINLAPVIPVARETLLRADPLLANEHEAARILELFDTPSAGDPNIVNDPETMAKELLGAGFSSVVLTLGPNGALVATPDGLQHVPTPAVTPVDTTGAGDAFTGALVARLSEGDTLLDAAKHACRVAAYTVTGYGAQSSYPTAQDPLPEL; from the coding sequence ATGATTCCGCGAATAACCGTTGTAGGTTCAATTCATGCCGATTTGAGTATGTGGGTAAAGCAACACCCACAGCCAGGCGAAACGGTGATCGGCACGGGCGGTACCATCTCGCCGGGCGGCAAGGGGGCAAACCAGGCGGTAGCTGCGGCGCTCCAAGGGGCCGGGGTCGCCTTCGTCGGCGCGATTGGAAACGACCCGCACGCGTTGAGTGCCACGGCGCTGATGGTGGACGCGGGCGTGATGATGATGGGCGTCGAAAAGCGGGGAGATAGCACTGGGTTGGCCGTGATTACGGTGGCGGAGGACGGCGAAAACACCATCGTCGTGCTGCCCGGTGCCAATGCGTGGGTGACGGAAAGCTACGTAAAGCTCCACGCGGACATTATCAGAAACGCCGAAATCGTGCTGCTGCAGGGGGAAATCCCGGCGTCCGGAATCGAAGCGGCCGTGCGCCACGCCACCGGAAGGGTAGTGATCAACCTCGCGCCAGTGATCCCCGTGGCGCGGGAAACGCTGCTGCGGGCGGACCCGCTGCTGGCCAACGAACACGAAGCCGCCCGCATCCTCGAGCTTTTTGACACGCCGAGCGCGGGGGATCCGAACATTGTGAACGATCCCGAAACCATGGCCAAAGAATTGCTGGGCGCGGGTTTTAGCAGCGTCGTGCTCACGCTCGGGCCGAACGGCGCGCTGGTGGCAACCCCGGATGGGCTGCAACACGTGCCTACTCCTGCGGTCACGCCCGTGGATACCACCGGCGCGGGCGATGCATTCACCGGCGCATTGGTGGCCAGACTTTCCGAAGGCGATACGCTGCTGGACGCGGCGAAGCACGCCTGCCGGGTCGCCGCATACACGGTAACGGGGTATGGTGCGCAATCCTCGTATCCGACGGCGCAGGATCCGCTGCCCGAGCTTTAA
- a CDS encoding alpha-amylase family glycosyl hydrolase codes for MKHFSVWAPKASNIELVIDGVAHPMRRGNVWTSDITPVPGMRYGFRVDGELLPDPRSQSQPDGVHGLSEVCDPEFAWQHPWRGQQRSRIYELHVGTFRGDFQGVIEKLPYLQSIGVGAIELMPVQPFAGDRNWGYDGVFWHAVHAGYGGPRGLKQLIDAAHGHGIAVYLDVVYNHFGPEGNYMNRFGPYTVPNPTGWGDAINMADPHVRGYILDAIRQWFIEYRVDGLRLDATHAYTDLSLLDDIAELAAAVAAETGIPRTLIAEDLRDDPEITTSRGIDLQWNDTIHHCLHTLVTGEKHAYYKGYGTVQQLVDAINHRYHSVVYTTTHDQVGNRPRGDRPSQNLTVAQQLLKAAIIAAIPSPTMLFMGEEYGATTPFPFFCSHSDPALQAGTIAGRAEQFQDMGLTQPPLDPTDPATFEAARLDWQINPEVFAGYQRIFELSDQVQEPVKAIGGQRWIALLGAHPLVANLSDRPVTLPFTGELVYSFGSPEFTETHMVLGPWEFAFCKYLTCD; via the coding sequence ATGAAACACTTTTCTGTATGGGCACCCAAGGCCAGCAATATTGAACTCGTCATCGATGGCGTTGCGCACCCGATGCGGCGCGGCAACGTCTGGACCAGCGATATTACGCCGGTGCCGGGCATGCGTTACGGGTTTCGCGTCGATGGCGAGCTGCTGCCGGACCCGCGTTCCCAAAGCCAGCCGGACGGGGTGCACGGGCTGAGCGAGGTGTGCGATCCGGAGTTCGCTTGGCAGCACCCGTGGCGCGGGCAGCAGCGGAGCCGGATTTACGAGCTGCACGTGGGCACGTTTCGGGGTGATTTCCAAGGGGTGATCGAAAAGTTGCCCTATTTGCAGTCGATTGGCGTGGGCGCGATCGAGCTAATGCCCGTGCAACCTTTTGCGGGCGACCGAAACTGGGGTTACGACGGCGTATTCTGGCACGCCGTCCACGCCGGCTACGGCGGCCCCCGCGGCCTCAAACAGCTTATCGACGCCGCGCACGGCCACGGCATTGCCGTATACCTCGACGTGGTATACAACCACTTCGGGCCGGAAGGGAATTATATGAACCGCTTCGGGCCCTACACCGTCCCGAATCCCACCGGTTGGGGCGACGCGATCAATATGGCGGACCCGCATGTGCGCGGCTATATCCTCGATGCCATCCGCCAATGGTTTATCGAATACCGGGTCGATGGGCTGCGGCTCGACGCCACGCACGCCTATACGGACCTTAGCCTGCTCGACGATATCGCGGAACTGGCCGCAGCTGTGGCCGCGGAGACCGGAATCCCCCGCACGCTGATCGCGGAGGACCTGCGGGACGACCCGGAAATTACCACCAGCCGCGGCATTGATCTGCAATGGAACGACACCATCCACCATTGCCTGCACACCCTGGTCACCGGCGAAAAACACGCCTATTACAAGGGCTATGGCACGGTGCAGCAGCTGGTGGATGCGATAAATCATCGGTACCACTCGGTGGTGTACACCACCACGCACGACCAGGTGGGCAACCGGCCGCGCGGCGACCGGCCGAGCCAGAATCTGACCGTGGCGCAACAATTGCTCAAGGCGGCGATCATCGCGGCGATCCCCTCGCCGACCATGCTATTTATGGGTGAAGAATACGGCGCCACCACCCCGTTTCCGTTCTTTTGTTCGCACTCCGATCCGGCCCTGCAGGCGGGGACCATCGCCGGGCGCGCGGAACAATTTCAGGATATGGGGTTGACGCAACCACCGCTGGACCCCACCGACCCCGCCACCTTCGAGGCGGCGCGCCTCGATTGGCAGATCAACCCGGAGGTGTTCGCCGGCTACCAGCGCATCTTCGAACTGAGTGACCAGGTGCAGGAACCGGTCAAGGCCATCGGCGGGCAGCGCTGGATCGCCCTGCTGGGTGCGCACCCGCTGGTGGCCAACCTTTCGGATCGGCCCGTCACCCTGCCATTCACCGGGGAGCTCGTATACAGTTTCGGTTCGCCGGAGTTTACCGAAACCCATATGGTGCTCGGGCCGTGGGAATTCGCGTTCTGCAAATACCTCACGTGTGACTAA
- the ilvA gene encoding threonine ammonia-lyase IlvA, translating into MTDHALAVPALSSDLEPVRAADIQMAQARISSVIAPTPLQYCPRLSEETGVEIYLKREDLQDVRSYKIRGAYNNVAQLTEEQRAAGIVAASAGNHAQGVAYVCRALGINGRIYVPNQTPKQKLDRIRVHGREFVDVVVTGNSFDEAAAAARDDAHRTGATLVEPFDARDTVVGQGTVAAEILAQLSTLGKNADAVVVPVGGGGLIAGVLSYLADMAPHTAVIGVEPTSAASMKAALDNDGPVTLETIDPFIDGAAVKRIGDVNYRIVDANRSRLHMLTVSEGAVCTEMLGLYQSEGIVAEPAGALSVAALKELKLRPGEVVVCIISGGNNDVLRYAEIVERSLVHRGLKHYFLVDFPQEPGQLKHFLSEVLGPHDDITRFEYLKRNNRETGTALVGLQLGSAADLEPLLERMRQSRIHTQQLQPGTPEYDFLV; encoded by the coding sequence ATGACCGATCACGCTCTTGCCGTTCCTGCCTTGTCTTCCGATCTGGAGCCAGTCCGCGCTGCAGATATTCAAATGGCGCAGGCACGAATTTCCTCCGTGATCGCGCCGACTCCGCTGCAATATTGCCCTCGGCTTTCGGAGGAAACAGGGGTGGAGATCTACCTCAAACGAGAAGACCTTCAGGACGTGCGTTCGTACAAGATCCGCGGCGCCTACAACAATGTGGCGCAGCTGACCGAGGAACAACGCGCGGCCGGCATTGTCGCGGCGTCGGCAGGCAATCACGCGCAGGGCGTGGCCTATGTGTGCCGTGCGCTGGGCATCAATGGTCGCATCTACGTGCCAAACCAAACGCCAAAACAAAAGCTCGATCGCATTCGCGTGCACGGGCGAGAATTCGTGGATGTTGTGGTCACCGGCAATAGTTTCGATGAAGCCGCAGCCGCCGCCCGCGACGATGCCCACCGAACCGGAGCCACCCTCGTGGAGCCTTTCGACGCCCGTGACACCGTCGTCGGGCAGGGGACCGTCGCCGCCGAAATCCTCGCCCAGCTGTCTACCCTGGGCAAAAACGCCGATGCCGTGGTGGTGCCCGTGGGTGGCGGCGGGCTGATCGCAGGCGTTTTAAGCTACCTGGCGGACATGGCGCCGCACACGGCCGTGATCGGCGTGGAGCCCACCTCGGCGGCCTCGATGAAGGCGGCCCTAGACAATGATGGCCCCGTCACCCTGGAAACGATCGATCCTTTTATCGACGGTGCCGCCGTCAAACGCATTGGCGATGTGAACTACCGTATTGTGGACGCCAACCGGTCGCGCCTGCATATGCTGACCGTTAGCGAGGGCGCGGTGTGCACCGAAATGCTGGGCCTGTACCAATCGGAGGGGATCGTGGCGGAGCCGGCAGGCGCGTTGTCCGTCGCCGCGCTCAAGGAGCTGAAATTGCGCCCCGGCGAGGTGGTGGTGTGCATCATCTCCGGCGGTAACAATGACGTGCTCAGGTACGCTGAAATTGTGGAACGTTCCTTGGTCCACCGCGGACTCAAGCACTACTTCCTTGTCGATTTCCCTCAAGAGCCTGGCCAGCTCAAGCATTTCCTGTCGGAGGTGTTGGGCCCCCACGATGACATCACGCGATTCGAATACCTTAAGCGCAATAACCGGGAAACCGGGACCGCGTTGGTTGGGTTGCAGCTCGGCAGTGCCGCCGACCTTGAACCGCTGCTGGAGCGGATGAGGCAATCACGCATTCACACGCAACAGCTACAACCTGGTACCCCCGAATACGACTTTTTGGTGTAA
- a CDS encoding class I SAM-dependent methyltransferase, protein MSVTDVQQTLFFPLFGRAQAAQKWPECFSDPWAVEVTQAAQDQGVTVEEMDGFPAMVYGLRHLMAVEEAKRYVANHPGAAVVNLGSGFGELGRDLTDFDCTVYNLDVPETLELRKNWCSDDGVDLPYAITDLAWLDQVDAAKGFIAIATGKFHYLEVADVKRLVAELAQRFPGGRLCYDAESPRVQAGGQVQRRALEDAPMPFKVEDPYEIREWSDRVTDVDIEFNLTNYLDPADREFLPFGYRAGFNFFELIQGMYVVKADFK, encoded by the coding sequence ATGAGCGTAACCGATGTCCAGCAGACCTTGTTTTTCCCGCTATTTGGCCGTGCCCAGGCGGCGCAGAAATGGCCGGAGTGTTTCTCTGATCCGTGGGCCGTTGAGGTGACTCAGGCGGCTCAGGATCAAGGTGTCACGGTTGAGGAAATGGATGGTTTCCCGGCCATGGTGTACGGCCTGCGCCACCTGATGGCTGTGGAAGAGGCGAAGCGTTATGTAGCGAATCATCCGGGCGCCGCGGTGGTGAATTTGGGCAGCGGTTTCGGCGAGCTTGGTCGCGACCTTACAGATTTTGATTGCACCGTATATAACCTTGATGTCCCCGAAACCCTCGAGCTCCGAAAGAACTGGTGTTCGGATGACGGGGTGGATTTGCCGTACGCGATTACGGACCTCGCATGGCTGGACCAGGTGGACGCCGCCAAGGGCTTTATCGCCATCGCCACCGGCAAGTTCCATTACCTTGAGGTGGCGGATGTCAAGCGGCTGGTGGCGGAGTTGGCGCAGCGTTTCCCCGGCGGGCGTTTGTGTTACGACGCCGAGTCTCCCCGCGTGCAGGCCGGCGGCCAGGTCCAGCGGCGCGCTCTCGAAGACGCCCCGATGCCGTTTAAGGTGGAGGATCCGTACGAGATCCGCGAGTGGAGCGACCGTGTCACCGATGTGGATATCGAGTTTAACCTGACCAATTACTTGGATCCGGCTGATCGCGAATTCCTGCCGTTTGGATACCGCGCGGGATTCAATTTCTTTGAGTTGATTCAGGGTATGTATGTGGTAAAGGCTGACTTCAAATAG
- a CDS encoding RNA-binding S4 domain-containing protein, with protein sequence MSGVRIDAWVWATRFAKTRTQAADACKAGHVKLGGASVKPAQQVVAGDRVQIWVNHRQYDVEVVEPIRKRVSAAVARTCYIDHSPPPPPKEILASMPRRDRGAGRPTKRDRRALDRLRGRE encoded by the coding sequence ATGAGCGGCGTTCGTATCGATGCTTGGGTCTGGGCCACCCGGTTTGCCAAAACCCGCACCCAAGCCGCCGACGCCTGCAAGGCCGGACACGTCAAACTTGGCGGCGCGTCCGTGAAACCTGCGCAACAGGTGGTGGCGGGGGACCGAGTCCAAATCTGGGTAAACCACCGGCAATACGATGTGGAGGTTGTTGAGCCCATCCGCAAACGCGTCAGCGCCGCCGTCGCCCGCACCTGCTATATCGACCATTCGCCGCCGCCACCGCCGAAGGAAATCTTGGCCTCCATGCCGCGCCGAGACCGCGGCGCGGGGCGCCCCACCAAGCGCGATCGGCGCGCCTTAGATCGCCTCCGCGGCCGCGAATAA
- a CDS encoding MFS transporter has protein sequence MSPSSKPSPTTSNSYPQRWWGLTVLCVAVAVLAIDTTVLNFAIPAINSSLQPSATQTLWIVDVYAFVLAALLVTMGTLGDRIGRRRVLLIGAACFGVASVIAGVSTSAEMLIAGRALQGAAGATLMPSTLSLIRTMFQNPGERGRAISIWVSVYSMGAAAGPLLGGFLLQFFHWGAVFFINVPLVIVMILGGVKYLPSSRSAEPQPFDLTGAMLSILALFSLVYAVKVIPVEGPSLIGLATGLVAVVAGFLLLRHLRLASHPLIDISLMSNPVYATMVTVNGLSMFLYVGVLFYLSQYLQVVLGFPAITAGALMVPGLLMSMLAALVTGRVMSRYPARTLLIIALSITVVASCLLGLDAYGALEHSAFWLAFAFAVFGTGVGMVDPVSNDYIIAAAPPDRVGAAASISETGYELGGAFGTAILGSILMAVYGSGVPEAIGDSVSAAHATGDASLIALADAAFRNGVVASSAVAAATAIVIAIVVARFVPRDVALV, from the coding sequence ATGTCTCCTAGTTCCAAACCTTCCCCCACTACCAGCAATTCTTATCCGCAACGGTGGTGGGGGCTAACAGTGTTATGCGTTGCGGTCGCCGTGTTGGCAATCGACACGACGGTGCTGAACTTTGCCATCCCTGCCATTAATTCCTCGCTGCAACCCTCGGCCACCCAAACGCTGTGGATCGTCGACGTGTATGCGTTCGTCCTCGCGGCGTTGCTGGTCACCATGGGCACCCTCGGCGACCGCATTGGCCGCCGCCGCGTGCTGCTGATCGGCGCCGCCTGCTTTGGTGTCGCCTCCGTGATCGCCGGCGTGTCTACCAGCGCCGAAATGTTGATCGCGGGCCGCGCGTTGCAGGGCGCGGCGGGCGCCACATTGATGCCCTCAACGCTCTCGCTGATTCGAACAATGTTTCAAAACCCCGGCGAGCGTGGCCGCGCGATTTCCATCTGGGTATCCGTCTATTCCATGGGTGCCGCGGCTGGGCCCTTGCTGGGTGGTTTCCTGCTCCAGTTTTTCCATTGGGGCGCGGTGTTTTTCATTAACGTGCCGCTCGTGATCGTGATGATCCTCGGCGGCGTGAAATACCTGCCCTCCTCGCGTTCCGCCGAGCCGCAACCGTTCGACCTTACCGGTGCGATGCTCAGCATCCTCGCCCTGTTTTCGCTGGTGTATGCGGTGAAGGTGATCCCGGTGGAGGGCCCCAGCCTGATCGGCCTGGCCACGGGGCTGGTCGCCGTGGTGGCGGGCTTCCTACTGCTGCGCCACCTGCGGCTTGCCTCGCACCCGCTGATCGATATTTCGCTGATGTCCAACCCCGTATACGCCACGATGGTCACGGTCAACGGTTTGTCCATGTTTTTGTATGTGGGCGTGCTGTTTTACCTAAGCCAATACCTGCAGGTGGTCCTTGGTTTTCCGGCGATCACGGCGGGCGCGTTGATGGTGCCCGGCCTGCTGATGTCCATGCTTGCGGCGCTGGTGACGGGCCGCGTGATGTCCCGTTATCCGGCGCGCACGCTGCTGATTATCGCGCTTTCCATTACTGTGGTGGCTAGCTGCCTGTTGGGCTTGGACGCCTACGGCGCGTTGGAGCATTCGGCCTTTTGGCTGGCCTTCGCGTTCGCGGTGTTTGGCACGGGGGTGGGCATGGTTGACCCGGTGAGCAACGATTATATTATCGCGGCGGCTCCCCCGGATCGGGTGGGCGCCGCGGCGTCGATTTCGGAGACGGGTTATGAGCTCGGCGGGGCGTTCGGCACCGCGATTCTGGGTTCGATTCTGATGGCGGTGTACGGCTCCGGCGTGCCCGAAGCTATTGGCGATTCCGTGTCCGCCGCCCATGCCACGGGCGACGCTTCCCTTATCGCGCTTGCCGACGCCGCGTTCCGCAACGGTGTCGTCGCATCCTCCGCCGTGGCGGCGGCCACCGCCATCGTGATCGCGATCGTGGTGGCCCGGTTTGTGCCGCGCGACGTGGCCTTGGTTTAG